One genomic segment of Siphonobacter curvatus includes these proteins:
- a CDS encoding FG-GAP repeat domain-containing protein, producing MRTVIGGMFILVVMIFYPDKGKFREQKIAAERYESVGVFDVNGDKKPDLVSGAWWYEGPEFKKRHFIGEVKTEGEYYDDFSTIPYDVNGDGRMDFITGGWWGKSIRWRENPGKSDQQWPEHVIDSCGNVETTRAWDIDGDGTLEIVPNNPSQALKVYRFNRGKKTFTRHVIYEVQGHGLGFGDVNGDGRGDFILSDGWLEAPAKPFEQAWTFHPDFKLGSASVPILVVDVNGDGRNDLIVGQAHDYGLDWYEHKMDGERHIWEKRSIDSEHSQFHEMHWRDITGDGKPELITGKRYRAHNENDPGAADPYGMYYFTWNGSKFEKDIITFGPFGETKGTGIYMVVQDLNKDGYPELITAGKDGLSVFWNER from the coding sequence ATGCGAACGGTTATTGGAGGAATGTTTATCCTGGTCGTCATGATCTTTTATCCAGATAAAGGAAAATTTCGTGAACAGAAAATTGCCGCAGAACGCTATGAGTCGGTCGGCGTTTTCGACGTCAATGGCGATAAGAAGCCTGATTTGGTCTCGGGGGCCTGGTGGTATGAAGGTCCAGAATTTAAAAAGCGTCATTTCATCGGCGAGGTAAAAACCGAAGGTGAATACTACGATGATTTCTCAACCATACCTTACGACGTAAACGGAGACGGCCGTATGGATTTTATTACCGGCGGCTGGTGGGGCAAGTCGATTCGCTGGCGGGAAAACCCCGGTAAATCGGATCAGCAGTGGCCCGAACATGTCATTGACAGTTGTGGCAACGTAGAAACGACCCGAGCCTGGGACATTGATGGGGATGGTACGCTGGAAATCGTTCCGAACAACCCGAGTCAGGCATTGAAGGTATATCGCTTTAACCGGGGTAAAAAGACCTTCACTCGTCACGTAATTTACGAAGTACAGGGCCACGGATTGGGTTTCGGCGATGTGAACGGCGATGGGAGAGGGGATTTTATTTTATCCGACGGCTGGCTGGAGGCTCCCGCCAAACCTTTTGAGCAAGCCTGGACCTTTCACCCCGATTTCAAGCTGGGGTCGGCCAGTGTACCCATTCTGGTAGTAGATGTAAATGGTGATGGGCGGAACGACCTCATTGTGGGGCAAGCCCATGACTATGGGCTCGACTGGTATGAACACAAGATGGACGGTGAGCGGCACATTTGGGAAAAACGCTCGATTGATTCAGAACATTCGCAGTTTCACGAAATGCACTGGCGGGACATTACGGGCGATGGTAAACCCGAGCTGATTACAGGTAAGCGATACCGGGCTCATAATGAGAATGATCCAGGAGCTGCCGATCCCTACGGCATGTACTACTTCACGTGGAACGGTAGCAAATTCGAGAAGGATATCATCACGTTTGGACCTTTCGGGGAAACCAAAGGAACGGGTATCTATATGGTCGTACAGGATTTGAATAAAGATGGCTATCCGGAACTCATTACAGCTGGGAAAGATGGACTTAGCGTTTTCTGGAATGAACGGTAA
- the uvrB gene encoding excinuclease ABC subunit UvrB, with translation MNFELTSEYQPTGDQPKAIQQLIEGIHRDEPAQVLLGVTGSGKTFTVANVIKEINRPTLILSHNKTLAAQLYGEFKQFFPNNAVEYFISYYDYYQPEAYIATTNTYIEKDLAINQEIDKLRLSATSALMSGRRDVIVVASVSCIYGMGNPDEFRRSIMRVGVGEIYSRNQFLYRLVEILYSRTEAEFTRGTFRVKGDTVDVHLPYAEFGYRFVFFGDEIEAIHRINPQTGKKIGEENRVSIFPANLFVTGKDTLARAMHEIQDDMVEQIKFFEKEFRLQEADRIKQRTEFDMEMMRELGYCSGIENYSRYFDRRLPGQRPFCLLDFFPEDYLMVIDESHVTVPQIRAMWGGDRSRKEALVDYGFRLPSALDNRPLTFQEFEGMAPQTIYVSATPADYELRRSEGVVVEQIIRPTGLLDPEIEVRPSINQIDDLLDEIHDRIRREERVLVTTLTKRMAEELSKYLDRVGVRCRYIHSEVKTLERVEILRELRLGIFDVLVGVNLLREGLDLPEVSLVAIMDADKEGFLRDIRSLIQTIGRAARNDRGKVLMYADRITGSMEKAINETSRRRALQMEYNADHGITPRTVRKSKEAIMEQTSVADVMGKPTKKYYVEPQELSLAADPVMAYMDKDAINERIKQVQKEMEQAAKELDFLNAAKLRDEMMSLKKML, from the coding sequence ATGAATTTTGAATTAACCTCTGAATACCAGCCCACGGGCGACCAACCCAAAGCCATTCAACAACTCATTGAAGGCATCCATCGGGATGAACCGGCCCAGGTACTCCTCGGGGTTACGGGATCGGGAAAGACCTTTACGGTAGCCAATGTGATCAAGGAGATTAATCGTCCTACCTTAATTCTTAGTCACAATAAAACGCTGGCGGCTCAGCTGTATGGGGAGTTCAAGCAATTCTTCCCAAATAACGCTGTCGAGTACTTCATTAGTTATTACGACTACTACCAGCCCGAAGCCTACATTGCTACGACCAATACATACATCGAAAAAGATCTGGCAATCAACCAGGAGATCGATAAGCTACGGCTTTCGGCAACCTCGGCTCTGATGTCCGGACGACGGGATGTGATTGTAGTGGCTTCGGTATCCTGTATCTATGGTATGGGAAACCCCGATGAGTTTCGTAGAAGCATCATGCGGGTGGGCGTCGGTGAAATCTATTCCCGAAATCAGTTTCTGTACCGACTGGTAGAAATTCTGTATTCACGAACGGAGGCTGAATTTACCCGGGGAACCTTCCGCGTAAAAGGAGATACGGTAGATGTACACCTTCCGTACGCGGAATTTGGATACCGCTTTGTGTTCTTTGGGGATGAAATTGAAGCCATTCACCGGATTAATCCGCAAACCGGAAAGAAAATCGGGGAAGAGAACCGGGTTTCTATTTTTCCTGCCAACCTGTTCGTAACCGGAAAAGACACGCTGGCCCGGGCCATGCACGAAATCCAGGACGATATGGTCGAGCAAATTAAATTCTTCGAGAAAGAATTTCGCTTGCAGGAAGCCGACCGAATCAAGCAACGTACGGAGTTTGACATGGAAATGATGCGGGAGCTGGGGTACTGTTCGGGAATTGAGAACTACTCGCGGTATTTCGACCGCCGCCTGCCCGGCCAGCGACCCTTCTGCTTGCTGGACTTCTTCCCGGAAGATTATTTGATGGTAATTGATGAAAGTCACGTAACCGTACCGCAGATTCGGGCGATGTGGGGCGGTGACCGCTCCCGCAAAGAAGCCCTGGTGGATTACGGATTCCGGTTGCCGAGTGCGCTGGATAACCGACCGCTGACTTTTCAGGAGTTTGAAGGTATGGCTCCGCAAACGATTTATGTATCTGCAACGCCCGCTGATTATGAGTTGCGGCGGAGTGAAGGGGTCGTCGTCGAGCAGATCATTCGGCCGACGGGATTATTGGATCCTGAAATTGAAGTACGGCCCAGTATCAATCAGATTGACGACTTGCTGGATGAAATCCACGACCGTATTCGCCGGGAAGAACGCGTACTGGTTACGACGCTTACGAAGCGGATGGCTGAAGAACTTTCCAAATATCTGGATCGGGTTGGCGTAAGGTGCCGGTATATTCACTCGGAAGTTAAAACCCTTGAGCGGGTGGAAATTCTTCGTGAGCTACGACTGGGAATCTTCGACGTACTGGTGGGAGTAAACTTACTTCGGGAAGGGCTGGATTTACCGGAAGTATCGCTGGTAGCCATTATGGATGCGGACAAGGAAGGATTCTTACGGGACATTCGTTCGCTGATCCAAACCATTGGCCGGGCCGCCCGGAATGACCGCGGTAAGGTGCTCATGTACGCTGATCGCATTACGGGTTCCATGGAAAAAGCCATCAATGAAACGTCGCGACGACGGGCCCTGCAAATGGAGTACAATGCCGACCACGGGATTACGCCGCGTACCGTTCGTAAGTCGAAAGAAGCCATCATGGAGCAAACCAGCGTGGCGGATGTGATGGGTAAACCAACGAAGAAATACTACGTGGAACCCCAGGAACTTTCGCTGGCCGCTGACCCGGTCATGGCGTACATGGACAAAGATGCCATCAACGAACGCATCAAGCAAGTACAAAAGGAAATGGAGCAGGCCGCCAAGGAGCTGGACTTCCTCAACGCTGCCAAACTTCGGGATGAAATGATGAGTTTGAAGAAGATGTTGTAA
- the gcvT gene encoding glycine cleavage system aminomethyltransferase GcvT has translation MSDSLRQIPLHDVHVALGAKIVPFAGFEMPVSYSGLIQEHLAVRNSVGIFDVSHMGEFRVRGAKALDLLQRITTNDVAALYDGKVQYSCLTNNMGGIVDDLLIYRRKEEDYFVVVNASNIEKDWNWFQQHNTEGAELENVSDEYSLFAVQGPKGVATMQKLTDLNLEEMPYYSFKEGTVAGIENILIATTGYTGAGGMEVYVPNDQAVAMWNAIMEAGAEFEIVPVGLGARDTLRTEMGYCLYGHDIDDSTSPIEAGLGWITKFNKEFTYSDFHKKLKENGVTRKLVGFEMIDRGIPRQHYEIMTAAGQIIGEVTSGTQSPSLNKGIGMGYVQTEYSKVGTEIYINIRNKYLKAVVVKLPFLK, from the coding sequence ATGTCAGATTCACTTCGTCAAATTCCGTTACACGACGTACACGTAGCTTTAGGAGCCAAAATCGTACCCTTTGCCGGGTTTGAAATGCCCGTTTCCTATTCCGGTTTAATTCAGGAACACCTGGCGGTACGAAATTCCGTCGGGATTTTCGACGTTTCGCACATGGGTGAATTCCGGGTACGAGGAGCCAAAGCTCTGGATTTACTGCAACGGATTACCACCAATGATGTTGCCGCTTTGTATGATGGTAAAGTCCAGTACTCATGTCTGACCAACAACATGGGTGGTATCGTAGATGATTTGTTGATCTACCGTCGGAAAGAAGAAGACTACTTTGTGGTAGTGAACGCTTCGAATATCGAAAAAGACTGGAACTGGTTTCAGCAACATAACACCGAGGGAGCCGAGCTTGAGAATGTATCGGATGAATACAGCCTGTTTGCTGTACAAGGCCCCAAGGGCGTAGCAACGATGCAGAAACTAACGGATCTGAATCTGGAAGAAATGCCTTACTATTCCTTCAAGGAAGGTACTGTCGCGGGAATCGAAAACATTCTCATCGCAACTACAGGTTATACCGGAGCGGGTGGCATGGAAGTATACGTACCTAACGACCAGGCAGTAGCCATGTGGAATGCCATCATGGAAGCTGGTGCCGAATTCGAGATTGTACCCGTTGGCTTGGGAGCCCGTGATACGCTGCGTACTGAAATGGGCTATTGTCTGTACGGTCACGACATCGACGACAGTACCTCACCCATTGAAGCAGGCCTGGGCTGGATTACGAAATTCAACAAAGAATTTACGTACAGCGATTTTCACAAGAAGCTGAAAGAAAACGGTGTTACCCGTAAGCTGGTAGGTTTCGAGATGATTGATCGGGGTATTCCACGGCAGCACTACGAAATCATGACAGCCGCCGGTCAGATCATCGGTGAAGTAACGTCTGGTACACAATCGCCCAGTCTGAACAAAGGAATCGGGATGGGCTACGTACAAACGGAATACAGCAAAGTAGGCACCGAAATCTATATTAACATTCGCAATAAGTATTTGAAGGCGGTGGTAGTGAAGTTGCCGTTTTTGAAGTAG
- the era gene encoding GTPase Era, protein MDNHKTGYVSIVGKPNVGKSTLMNALVGERLSIITSKAQTTRHRIMGIVNGVHDEVPFQLVYSDTPGIIKPQYQLHQSMMNFVRGSLEDADVILFVTDIFEQYDEDDVIDKLTRIQDTPVILLINKVDLATQEQVEEKIAHWRNRFATQTILPISALHKTGLEELFSLIIKAIPVHPPFFDKESLTDRPERFFAAEIVREKIFLNYKKEIPYSTEVVITSFKEEENIIRILAEIYVERSSQRAILLGHKGASIKKVGIESRQEMEAFFGKQIHLETYIRVEPDWRSKANKLREFGYIQE, encoded by the coding sequence ATGGATAATCATAAAACGGGATACGTCAGCATTGTCGGGAAACCCAACGTGGGTAAATCAACCCTGATGAATGCCCTGGTAGGCGAGCGGCTTTCGATCATAACGTCAAAAGCCCAAACGACCCGTCATCGGATCATGGGGATCGTCAATGGGGTACACGATGAGGTCCCTTTCCAACTGGTGTACTCAGATACCCCGGGAATCATCAAGCCTCAGTATCAATTACACCAGTCGATGATGAATTTCGTACGCGGCTCGCTGGAAGACGCGGATGTGATTCTTTTCGTGACGGATATTTTTGAGCAGTACGACGAAGACGATGTCATCGATAAACTGACGCGTATTCAGGATACGCCCGTGATTCTGCTAATCAATAAAGTAGATCTGGCAACGCAGGAACAGGTCGAGGAAAAAATCGCCCATTGGCGGAACCGTTTCGCCACGCAGACCATTCTACCCATCTCTGCTTTGCATAAGACGGGCTTGGAAGAGTTGTTTAGCCTCATCATCAAGGCTATTCCAGTGCATCCGCCCTTCTTTGACAAGGAATCGCTGACGGATCGGCCCGAACGCTTTTTTGCGGCTGAAATCGTTCGCGAGAAGATTTTTCTGAATTACAAAAAAGAAATTCCTTATAGTACGGAAGTAGTGATTACTTCTTTCAAAGAAGAAGAAAATATCATCCGCATTCTGGCAGAAATCTACGTAGAGCGAAGCAGCCAGCGGGCTATTCTGCTGGGGCATAAGGGAGCTTCCATCAAGAAAGTGGGGATTGAATCCCGGCAGGAAATGGAAGCCTTTTTTGGAAAACAAATTCACCTGGAAACCTACATTCGTGTGGAGCCCGACTGGCGAAGTAAAGCCAACAAGCTCCGCGAGTTTGGGTACATTCAAGAGTAA
- a CDS encoding D-glycero-alpha-D-manno-heptose-1,7-bisphosphate 7-phosphatase: protein MNKCVFLDRDGVLNQDSPSYLYCVDELVITDDTIKALERLKGAGYLLIVVTNQAGIAKGLYKREDVMKCHEHLQERCGHLIDALYFCPHHPDYSSNSLLRKPDSLMLEKAIAKYHIDPTQSWMIGDQERDIQAGHKAGVRTIRIADPDTQSKAEALRTNLWEASALLVG from the coding sequence ATGAATAAGTGCGTCTTTTTAGATCGGGATGGTGTATTAAACCAGGATAGCCCGAGCTATCTATACTGCGTGGATGAACTCGTTATAACGGACGATACCATCAAGGCACTGGAGCGATTAAAAGGTGCTGGTTATCTACTCATTGTGGTTACGAATCAGGCTGGTATTGCCAAAGGATTATACAAGCGGGAAGATGTCATGAAGTGTCATGAACACTTACAGGAAAGATGCGGGCATTTAATTGATGCCCTGTATTTCTGTCCCCATCACCCAGATTATAGCAGCAATTCGCTGTTACGGAAGCCCGATTCCTTGATGCTTGAAAAAGCCATCGCCAAATATCACATTGATCCAACCCAGTCCTGGATGATTGGTGATCAGGAACGTGACATTCAGGCGGGTCATAAAGCAGGCGTACGGACGATCCGTATTGCGGACCCCGATACCCAGTCCAAAGCAGAAGCCCTACGAACCAATCTTTGGGAAGCTTCGGCTCTGTTAGTAGGCTAG
- a CDS encoding glycoside hydrolase family 172 protein — MKKYWLVLMVWLTCILTQAQTKPWNGLDVGLSNLYRLSNAQSRSISPENFTGERGKGAMADTSDRRPNQANARREARDLGRGWKVNPFVIIRPKQVFTLAEITGSGQIQHIWMTPTGNWRFSILRLYWDDETTPSVEVPVGDFFGMGWGEYAPLNSLAVTVNPGSAFNCYWPMPFRKKCRITMENLDEREMRLYYQVDYTLTDVPDDAAYFHAQFRRANGHPTEQVITLVDGIKGKGQYVGTYLAWGVHNTGWWGEGEIKFYMDGDKAFPTIAGTGTEDYFCGSYNFDRAGKYVEFSTAYAGLPQVIRPDGTYKSQQRFGLYRWHLTDPIRFEKDLKVTIQDLGWRSEGRYLQQNSDVASTIFWYQTEPHAAFPRLPDKNALEVN, encoded by the coding sequence ATGAAAAAGTATTGGCTTGTACTAATGGTCTGGCTGACCTGTATCCTGACGCAGGCTCAAACGAAACCCTGGAATGGTCTGGACGTCGGTTTATCTAATCTGTATCGCCTTTCCAACGCTCAATCTCGATCCATCAGTCCCGAAAACTTTACGGGTGAACGTGGCAAGGGTGCCATGGCGGATACCTCCGACCGACGGCCCAATCAGGCCAATGCCCGTCGCGAAGCCCGCGATTTGGGGCGGGGCTGGAAAGTCAACCCCTTTGTTATCATTCGACCAAAGCAGGTGTTCACCCTGGCCGAAATTACAGGTTCGGGCCAAATTCAGCACATTTGGATGACGCCTACGGGTAACTGGCGATTTAGTATCCTTCGTTTGTATTGGGATGATGAAACGACGCCCTCCGTGGAAGTACCGGTGGGCGATTTCTTCGGCATGGGCTGGGGTGAATACGCTCCGCTCAATTCATTGGCCGTTACGGTTAATCCGGGCAGTGCTTTTAACTGTTACTGGCCCATGCCTTTTCGAAAGAAATGCCGGATTACGATGGAAAATCTCGACGAGCGTGAGATGCGACTCTACTATCAGGTCGATTATACACTAACGGACGTACCCGACGATGCGGCGTATTTCCACGCTCAGTTCCGCCGGGCGAATGGTCATCCAACGGAGCAGGTCATTACGCTTGTCGATGGTATCAAAGGAAAAGGGCAGTACGTAGGCACATATCTGGCCTGGGGCGTACATAATACCGGCTGGTGGGGTGAAGGAGAAATCAAGTTCTACATGGACGGAGATAAAGCGTTTCCCACCATTGCCGGTACGGGTACGGAGGATTATTTCTGTGGAAGTTACAATTTCGACCGGGCGGGCAAGTACGTCGAATTCTCAACGGCTTACGCGGGTCTTCCCCAGGTAATTCGCCCCGATGGGACCTATAAATCCCAGCAACGGTTTGGGCTATACCGCTGGCATCTAACGGATCCGATCCGTTTTGAAAAGGACCTGAAAGTGACGATTCAGGACCTGGGCTGGCGGAGTGAGGGTCGGTATCTTCAGCAAAATTCCGACGTAGCAAGTACCATTTTCTGGTACCAGACCGAACCGCATGCGGCATTTCCCCGACTGCCGGATAAGAACGCTTTGGAGGTCAACTAA
- a CDS encoding RNA polymerase sigma factor translates to MFFRKKSSFTDDDLEGVIQACLLEDKRAQRVLFQQYFSYAKSICLRYSSSVEEAEEILNEGFFKVFKNLHHYDLQLPFKAWLRTIMVNSAISYFRKHQKFHSEIGFESFPEPALDDDVVEQIAAEEILELVQQLRPIYRSIFLMHVVDGYQLREIADQLNLKEGTVRSHFARARVILQQLVIESYPHVAQRNWGNTSLQ, encoded by the coding sequence TTGTTTTTCCGGAAAAAATCATCCTTCACTGATGATGACCTCGAAGGGGTTATTCAGGCCTGTTTGTTAGAAGACAAGCGGGCCCAGCGGGTGCTTTTCCAACAGTATTTCAGTTATGCCAAAAGCATTTGTTTACGGTACTCATCGAGCGTAGAGGAAGCAGAGGAAATTTTAAACGAAGGGTTTTTCAAGGTTTTCAAAAACCTGCATCATTACGATTTGCAATTGCCTTTCAAAGCCTGGTTACGGACCATCATGGTCAATTCGGCCATTAGCTATTTCCGAAAACATCAGAAATTTCATAGCGAAATTGGCTTTGAATCTTTTCCGGAACCGGCTCTGGATGATGACGTAGTCGAACAGATTGCGGCGGAGGAAATTTTAGAACTGGTTCAACAACTCAGACCTATTTATCGCTCTATTTTTCTCATGCACGTGGTGGATGGGTACCAGCTTCGTGAAATCGCGGATCAACTGAATTTAAAGGAAGGAACCGTACGCTCGCATTTTGCCCGGGCTCGCGTGATCCTTCAGCAACTGGTTATTGAATCGTATCCCCACGTCGCTCAGCGAAATTGGGGAAATACATCTTTACAATGA
- a CDS encoding winged helix-turn-helix transcriptional regulator produces MTVTIVDSQATPVQEKIEKIFSKTDDLGVCPVRGILDRIGDKWSYLTIIHLGNSGKLRFNELKAQIGDISQRMLTVTLRSLEEDGLVQRHIYAEVPPRVEYQLTALGESLLQRMIDLAEWANMYKAEIVKARSRYSKN; encoded by the coding sequence ATGACAGTAACTATTGTTGATAGTCAGGCAACTCCTGTTCAGGAAAAGATAGAAAAAATTTTCAGCAAGACCGACGATTTAGGAGTATGCCCCGTTCGCGGTATTCTGGATCGCATTGGCGACAAGTGGTCTTACCTAACCATCATACACTTAGGCAATTCAGGTAAGCTCCGTTTTAATGAATTGAAAGCTCAGATTGGTGATATTTCGCAGCGAATGTTGACGGTTACGCTGCGAAGTCTGGAGGAAGATGGACTGGTTCAGCGTCATATCTACGCCGAAGTTCCGCCCCGGGTGGAATATCAGCTTACGGCTTTGGGCGAAAGCTTACTCCAACGCATGATTGATCTGGCCGAATGGGCCAATATGTATAAGGCAGAAATTGTAAAGGCCCGCAGTCGGTATTCGAAGAATTAG
- a CDS encoding NAD(P)-dependent oxidoreductase, translated as MKIALIGASGFVGTAVLSEALNRGHQVTAIARNLEKITNTSDDLILKTGDVMDSAEVQQLVAGTDAVVSAFNAGWTNPNLYDDFLKGSQAILDGTKAAGVPRLLVVGGAGSLYAAPGLQLVDTPQFPADWKAGATAARDFLNVIKKEETLDWTFLSPAIQLVPGERTGQYRTELDIPVADEKGESRITVADLAVAIVDELENQQFSQKRFTVGY; from the coding sequence ATGAAAATTGCACTGATTGGAGCAAGCGGTTTTGTCGGAACAGCCGTATTGTCGGAAGCTTTGAACCGGGGACACCAAGTAACGGCGATTGCTCGTAACCTCGAAAAAATTACGAATACTTCAGATGATCTCATCCTCAAGACGGGGGATGTAATGGATTCAGCGGAAGTACAGCAACTTGTGGCTGGAACCGACGCCGTAGTAAGTGCCTTTAATGCGGGTTGGACAAACCCTAATCTGTACGATGACTTTCTGAAAGGATCACAGGCCATTCTCGACGGTACGAAAGCTGCGGGTGTACCCCGTTTACTCGTAGTAGGTGGAGCCGGAAGTTTATACGCCGCTCCGGGCCTGCAATTGGTAGATACGCCTCAGTTTCCAGCGGACTGGAAAGCAGGAGCAACGGCTGCCCGCGATTTTCTGAATGTCATTAAGAAAGAAGAAACGTTGGACTGGACTTTCCTAAGTCCGGCTATTCAACTGGTTCCGGGTGAACGGACGGGTCAGTACCGCACGGAACTGGATATACCCGTTGCGGATGAAAAAGGAGAAAGCCGAATCACAGTGGCTGATTTAGCCGTAGCAATTGTGGATGAACTTGAAAACCAACAGTTTTCCCAAAAACGCTTTACCGTAGGGTATTAG
- the der gene encoding ribosome biogenesis GTPase Der, with translation MSNIVAIVGRPNVGKSTLFNRIIEQKKAIMDNVSGVTRDRHYGYGDWTGKYFTVIDTGGYVVGSEDIFEEAIREQVQIAMDEATVVVFVVDCITGLTGLDEDFANVLRRSKKPVVLVANKADTTDKMHAAAEFYALGLGDPYPISAENGNNTGDLMDAIVSHFEDEGVEDPEAGIPRVAILGRPNVGKSSFLNAILGRERSIVTDIAGTTRDAIHTRYSLYGNDFIITDTAGMRRKARVNDNIEFYSTLRSMRALDECDVAIIILDAERGLEAQDMNIIGMAHRAKKGIVLMINKWDLIEKDSKTAPAWEKELRQRLAPIDYAPIVFTSVVDKLRIFKVVEKVKEVYEERRRRIATSQLNDVILPEIEAYPPPAINGKYVKIKYLTQLPTPSPTFVLFCNYPQYIKESYERFLENKFRAHFGFEGVPLTMFFRKK, from the coding sequence ATGTCAAATATTGTAGCCATTGTGGGGCGTCCCAATGTGGGAAAATCCACGCTTTTTAACCGGATCATTGAGCAGAAGAAAGCCATCATGGACAACGTCTCGGGGGTAACCCGCGACCGCCATTATGGGTATGGCGATTGGACGGGTAAGTACTTCACCGTGATTGATACGGGCGGTTATGTGGTTGGCTCGGAAGATATTTTCGAGGAAGCCATTCGCGAACAGGTACAGATCGCCATGGACGAAGCTACCGTTGTAGTATTCGTGGTAGATTGTATTACGGGATTGACGGGTCTGGATGAAGATTTCGCTAATGTATTACGTCGCTCTAAAAAACCCGTTGTTTTAGTTGCCAACAAGGCCGATACAACGGATAAAATGCACGCAGCGGCTGAGTTTTATGCGTTAGGCTTAGGCGATCCGTATCCAATTTCAGCAGAAAACGGGAATAACACGGGTGACCTGATGGATGCCATTGTTTCTCACTTTGAGGACGAAGGCGTAGAAGATCCGGAAGCGGGTATTCCCCGGGTTGCCATTTTGGGTCGGCCGAACGTAGGAAAATCTTCGTTTCTCAATGCCATTCTGGGCCGGGAACGGAGTATTGTAACCGACATTGCCGGTACGACGCGTGATGCGATTCACACCCGATATTCCCTGTACGGAAACGACTTCATCATTACGGATACAGCAGGGATGCGGCGGAAAGCTCGCGTCAACGATAACATTGAGTTTTACTCAACGCTGCGGTCCATGCGGGCTCTGGATGAGTGCGACGTTGCCATCATTATTCTGGATGCGGAACGGGGACTGGAAGCTCAGGATATGAACATTATCGGGATGGCACACCGGGCGAAGAAGGGTATCGTACTGATGATCAATAAGTGGGATTTGATTGAGAAGGATTCGAAAACGGCTCCTGCCTGGGAAAAAGAACTTCGTCAGCGACTGGCTCCTATTGATTATGCTCCCATTGTCTTTACTTCGGTCGTGGATAAACTACGGATTTTCAAAGTCGTGGAAAAAGTGAAGGAAGTATACGAAGAGCGTCGCCGCCGGATTGCTACTTCACAACTGAACGACGTGATCCTACCCGAGATTGAAGCGTATCCGCCACCAGCAATCAATGGTAAATACGTGAAGATTAAGTATCTGACGCAATTACCAACGCCAAGTCCGACGTTTGTATTGTTCTGTAACTATCCCCAGTATATCAAAGAGAGTTACGAACGTTTCCTGGAAAACAAATTCCGGGCTCACTTCGGCTTCGAAGGCGTACCACTAACGATGTTCTTCCGGAAAAAGTAG